TATTATTATCGCCGAAATAAACACTGTAGTTAGTTGGGTCTTGATGCAATTTATAGGTTGGTGTATGCCCGAAAATTATAGTTTTCTCACCACTGTAGCCTGTATGAAACTCTTCTCGAATCCATAAAAGTTGTAAAGGATCTGTGTCCGCTAAGGCTTTACCAGGTACAACGCCACCATGAACAAAAATGGCATCCTCCAACTCTATATACGTTTCAAACGTCTCGATAAGCTGTAAATGTTCTTCAAGCTTTGGCAATGTTTGAATAAAGCTAGGTAATGTGTTTTGGGCAATGGCATCTTCAAAATCTTCAGGCTGATAGCCGTAGCTTGCAAGTGTTGCATCTCCGCCACAAAGTGAAATCCAATGATGCCATGCTTTTGGAATACCAGAACGACAAGCTTTGAGCATAATAGCCTCGTGATTTCCTAATAGTACACGTGCACCCGTTGCTTGTAGTTCCTCAATTATATTTAAAACGCCACAAGATGCAGGACCCCGATCAATATAATCCCCTAATAAAAGTAACTTATCTTGTGTGGCGTCGAACTTCAATTTTAATAATAATTTTTCCAGAAGTTCTAATTCACCGTGTATATCACTAATTGCTAGTATACGTGTCATAAAAAAGCATCCTTTCCAGTATAACAGGCGTTACTAATTATTATATAGAAGAATCTTACAAAATTCGACTTTTCTCGTTTGTTGATGATTTCTTCGGTATGGAAGAAATATTTTAAAGAGAAGTGTTGTACGACATAGTAATTGTTAGCGTTTGTCGTGTGATTCTATCTTATGTCACAATGTTTAAGAGCTATTATTCGTTTGTCCATAGATTTCGAATAGTGGGGGAAGGATGTACTAGTGGAAGATGCGATGTAATTCAGAAGATTAGGTGATTTGAATATAAACCTTTTTTCCAAGGCTTATATTCAAATCGGTTAATATTATTCTTTGAGTTTGTGCCATTCTTGCATGGCAATTGTTTCGTCAAAGGTTGACAGTAGACGATAGTTGTCTGTATCTAAAATGCGATAATGTTGACTAATGACGTTTTGTTGTAAACGATAGCCTTGCCATTCATTTAGGTTTTTCCACCATATGTATCCGCCCATCGTTTTTTCCTTTGGCGGTAATGTGCCGTTATTGGCGATTAAGTCAACGACCTCAAGTGGATCACCACCTAGCTCATGCTGTAATATGGAACTTTCACGGCATAAAGCACATACTGCAACTGTAGTTGTCCATCCTGTTTTAATGCGACCTTTTTCAATTTGCACGAGTGTTTTTTTGGAAAGCCCAAGAAGATCGCTCATTTGGTCTTGCGTTAATGCTTTTTCTGTTCGAATTAATTTTAGTTTTTCTGAAACGAGTAAAATGAGTTGTTCACGATTCATTCAAACACCCTTTCTTTCAGGTTGTTACGCTCCATTATACATGAAAAAAGTAAAGGAAGGTGTGCAAGTGATGATTTTGAAATTAGAGGTAAAGGGGAGCTTGGGCTAAGCTAAAGAAATAGACTGCTCAAAGAAAAAAGCTTAGTCATTGAGCAGTCTGTTATTTGTAGAACAGGCCATTACTTAATATTCATATTTTTTTGTGTCCGAAATAACACGGAAATGGATTCCTTTAATTTGGGCACTTACTTTATGTCGAAGTGTATCAAGATAGACTAGCTCGTCTCCATCGTTTACACACTCAGCAATTTCCTGTAAAAGTTTAGTGAATGCCTCTTTGAATAATGAGCGCATATTATCAAAGTCAAGACTTCTAAAGCTACCGTCGATATCGAACGCCTCTACAGAATTTAACTGCTTGGAAGCTCCAGCAAAGCGGTCATCGTATACTGTGTAGTTTTCATCTGTTACAACGATAATATATAATACTTCTCCTGTAATTGTTTTTAACTCAATATTTGTTTTGTGTTTTTTTACATCCGTAATAATATGGATACCGTCTGAATGATAAAGTTTAAAAAGTTTCATAACAATGCCCCCTGATAATAAAATCATATACAGATTTATTATATCGAAATATGGCTAATAATGGAATGAGACAAAAGTATTTAGATAACTTTGTATAGCCCTAAAGTTGTGAAAGTTATATCAACTGAGCCTTTCGTTTACTTTTATTAGCCTTCTGTAGGAACGGGTGCAGCTTTATGAAGAGGACGCACTTCGATAAAGTGAAGCTGATGACCCTGTTGTTCATAAATGCTAAATACATATTGCGCTAGCTCGATGTTTTTAATCGCTTTGAGCCCGTTGTTGACTGTTAAGAACCAACCACCAAGTGTTTCTACTTCTTCATTGTCAAGGGATACTTGCAATAAATTTTCTACATCTTCTACAAGCATTTTTGCATTCAAAATATAATGATTGTCACCAATCTTCCGAATTTCTGCAACTTCATCATCGTCAAATTCATCACGAATCTCGCCAACGATTTCTTCTAAAATGTCTTCTACCGTCACAAGCCCAGAGGTACCACCATATTCATCCATTAAAATCGCCATATGAATGCGATCTTTCTGCATGCGAACTAGTAATTGTTGTATAGGTGTTGTTTCAATTACTCGAATAACAGGGTTAATAAAGTTTTCGAGAACTAAAGAATCATCAGTTATTTGTTCCAATAAGCCATGTGTAAACAACTCTTTTGCATTAATAAAGCCTAAAATATTATCACGGTCACCATCATACACAGGGTAGCGAGTATATTTCTCGGATGCGATAAAGTGAATAATATTAGTGAAGGTTTCATTAATTTCAATACCCGCAATCTCTGTTCGGGGGATCATAATTTCGCGAGCAATCCGTTCGTCAAATTCGAAAACATTATTCACGAACTTTAACTCGGTTTTATTGATTTCACCATTTTTAAAACTTTCAGATAACAGGGAACGCAATTCTTCCTCTGTATGTGAAATCTCGTGTTCATTAGCCGGTTTCATACCGAAGAAACTTAGAAGCATACGCGCCGATCCGTTTAAAAACCAAATGAATGGATACATCAATTTATAGAAAGCGATAATCGGTTTAGCAAAAAGCAATGAGATTGTTTCCGTCTTTTGAATAGCTGCCGTTTTTGGCGCTAATTCGCCGACAACGACATGTAGAAAAGTAGCGATAGCGAAAGCCGAACCGATTGTGAAAATAGGGATAAATTTATCCGAAATGCCGATTGTTTCAAAGAGTGGATGTAACATAAATTCAAAGGTTTTTTCACCAACCATCCCGATACCAAGTGCTGTTATTGTTATACCAAGCTGACAGGCAGATAAGTATTCATCTAAATGGTTGACAACATGCTTCGCAGGTATTGCCTTTTTATTGCCCTCTGCAATTAACTGATCAAGTCTAGAGGAACGCATTTTAACAATCGCAAATTCCGTTGCTACGAAAAAGGCGGTTAAAGCTAATAAAATAGTGAAAATCGATAAATTTAATATGGTCTCCAAATAGTCGTTCTGCAAAACAGAACGTCACCTCCTAGGTATTAATGAGTAGTAATAATGATTGCATTAATGCAATGCTTTCAGGTGAAACATTTTTTTTAATCGTTTGGCTATATTTCGTGTCTTGATTGTTCATTTGTTCCAGTAAAGAAGTTACATCATGCTCTAAATCTTGCATTTTTAAACGTAGTATTTGAACATCGATTTCTTCATAAGTTGTTGTGACATTAAGTGCTTGTTGTATTTCTACGAGTGAAAGTCCTTCCTGCTTGCGTTTCTCGATGAAATGAAGTCGTTCAATCATGGCAGGATCATAATAGCGGTAGTTTGATGGGGACCGTTCTGCCTCCAACAGGCCTAAATTTGTATAGTAATCAATTGTTCTTTTAGTAATGCCAGTTTTTTGAGCAAGCTCTCCGATTTTTAATTTTTCTGTCCCAATGCAAATACCTCCCAACCATCACGTGATGCTTTGATTATAACGTGACAGTTTTATAGCATACAAATAATACGCTTTAAAATTTTTAAAAATATGATTTTTTTGTGAATACTGCTTGTTGCTAAGGGCTTGCTTAAGGAATCGTCAATCGTTACAAAAAAAGCTCTTCTAAACGATAATATCGTTAGAAAAGCTACAGACCTTATTTATTTAAATAGGTATCGTATAGATGATGTAATGCATCCTCGCCATTCATTTGTAGTATTTTTTCTTGATTTAAAACAAGTGTTACGGCTGTTTGCGCGCTATCAATTTGATCGTCATCTATTGTACACGTAACAGTCACTACACCGGTTTCAGCAAGCTTCTTTTGCATAGGAGTATCCCATGCTTGGTCAGAGAATAATGGTGCTCGCCATGTACCTTGAACATGTAGTTCATTTAATTCGGCGTCATATTCCCAGCGTATGTCACGTAAAATAGTTTTAAATAGGTCATTAATAGTAAATGTTTGGTCTTTGTAGTTAATCGTTAGCGCTCTTATTGCATGGACATCACGACTAACAGAGCTCGCGGCAGCATCAGCTGCTGAGTTAATGCCCGATGCCGCATCTTTGATTTCAGATAGTCGATCGCCACAGCCGGTAAGTAAGGTAGACAGGCATGCTACAAAAGTGAGTTTTGTCATCAATTTCACAAGGAGTACCCCCAGTTTACTAGTTGTTACTACTATATTAACGAAAAGAAAATTGTGAAGAAAGGGTATGTAACAGGCAGATTGTGACGGTTTTGCAACGATACAACCTTTTCAAATGAATTGGAAATAGCAATGGTTATCTAGAGTGAAATTTTACGTAACTTAAATCAAGAAGGGGAGCGGTTCATATGAAAATTAATGATGAGATACTCGATCGATTAGGAACATATTTTGTTTATCATGCGGTCTATGATAATTATGGAATAACCTTCGAAAATTTTGTGGAGCGTTGGTTGCGTGGGATACTTGAAGTTTAGTGATGTCTATTCAAATCGCAAGGAAGTCCAACGGGTAGGACCACGACAAGTGCTGTTAGGTTCGCTGTTGTATACATCAACGTTGACGACAAAAAGTGTTAGATTGGTCACAGTCAATCTAACACTTTTACTTTTTAATCTTGTCAGTATTACTTAAAGTAGTTCGTAATAAACTGATTTGCTTCTTGCCAATTATACACTCGCACAACATTGTCAGGTACAGCAAGACGATTATATGGTGTATCGAATAAAATAACAGGTATTTTTAATTCTTCAGCGAGCATCACAGCATTATCATGTTTATCTTCAAAGAAAGCGGCGACATTATGCTTTTTGGCAGTCGCTAATTTATCATGACTTCCGATAAGTTCTATGTGATCGTACGGAATAGCCTGTGATTTAAACCAGTTCATCGTAATATCAGAAACATTCTGACCACGTGCAGAAATATAATATAGCTCATAAGTATGTTGCCAAGCATTTAAAATAGCTTTGGCATCCTTTGCAGCTTCTGATACTTCATACATATAAGGCTCATTTTCCTTAAACCATGCGTTAAATGCAGTGCGATCTACTGGATAAGGAAAGGCCGATAAAAAATCATATTCACAAACATCATCCAGTGTAATATTGACCTTATACTGCTTATTAATATGCGGGATAAGTGTACTCGGACAGGTCACTGTACCGTCAATATCAATACCAAAACGGGGCTTTGTCATGCAAGCACCTCCCTTAGGCGTTCGCTTTTGCAGCTTCTTCAGCCGCACGTTTTTCAGCCATTTCTGCAGCTAGCTTATCAATTTCTTTTTTCAATTCTTCTACCATTGTTTCTTCTGGAACTTTACGAACCGTTTTGCCTTTCATGAATAGCAGACCTTCACCACGTGCACCTGCAATACCGATATCGGCTTCACGTGCTTCACCTGGACCATTTACGGCACAACCTAGAACAGCTACTTTTAATGGCACATTTAATGTTGAAATATATTCTTCCACTTCATTTGCAATGGAGATAAGGTCGATTTCAATACGGCCACATGTAGGGCATGAAATTAACGTTGCCATGTTAGACGCTAAACCAAATGATTTTAATAGCTCACGAGCAACTTTCACTTCCTCCACAGGGTCGGCAGATAAAGAGATACGTAGCGTATTACCAATACCTTTTGACAGGATTGCGCCAAGGCCAGCAGCAGATTTTACAGTCCCAGCAAACAATGTACCGGATTCTGTAATACCTAAATGTAGCGGATAATCAAAAGCTTGTGCAGCTTTTTCATATGCTTCAATCGCTAAATTGACATCCGATGCCTTCATTGACACGATAATATCGTGGAAATCTAAGTCTTCCAAAATTTTAATATGGTGTAGTGCTGATTCTACCATACCATCGGCAGTTGGATAGCCATATTTTTCAAGAATATGTCGCTCTAATGAACCGGCATTTACGCCAATACGAATAGGAATGCCTTTTGCTTTTGCAGCTGTTACAACGGCTTCAACTTTTTCTTTACGCCCAATATTACCTGGGTTAATACGAACTTTATCAATACCATTTTCAATTGCTTTTAAAGCTAATTTATAATCAAAGTGAATATCAGCTACTAATGGAATATGGATACGTTTTTTTATTTCGGCAATTGCATCAGCCGCACGCTCATCTGGCACTGCAACACGAACAATTTGACAGCCCGCCTCTTCTAGTCGCAGAATTTCTGCAACAGTTGCTTCGACATCATGTGTTTTTGTTGTACACATACTTTGAATGAATAATTCATTACTACCACCAATTGTTAAATTACCGACACGTACAGGACGTGTTTTTGAACGGTGACAAATTTCACTCATTAACTTTCTCTCCTTTTCGGGCCACTACTTTCAGCCGTCACTGACACTTATTTTAGCAGTGTAAGAAAATAAGGACAAGGAAGAAACGTTAACTTTTCATTTTCCGCATGCGTTTTCGAATTCAAAAGAGAGGGGAAGCTTAATATTTTCGCCTGGTACAAGTGCTTGTAATTGTAAATGTGGATTTAATTGATAAAAGAGCTCCAGTCGTTCCGGAAAGGTCATCGGCATTTTTGCTGGGTGTAGTGCAAATAAGCTATGGATGGTATCGCCTTGAATTGTTTGGACCGTAATGTAAGCTGGCTCGCGCTGGTCTTCGCAAAGTGTATTTTGCCCATCTTTTGGATAGAAGGCAGCGAGAGATAATGTACCTTCTGTTAAATCTACTTTTACGACAAATGCGATAAGCACAATAGCAACAGTTAACAAGAATGCTCGCAAAAAAACCCCTCCTTTTTCTACACTATATTGAGAAGAGAGGGGAATCATGCCTATTATTTTGAAATTGGTTGTTTTGGATATTTTGTAAAGGCGATAATTAATAGAGTAATGGTTAAAAGTAATGACAAGATTGAGAGTATTGTTCGGGCAGTTGGTACGAATTCTGCTAACATGCTTAAAATAGTCGCCCAAGTAATAGCGAATGTTGTAGTGCGCCAAATATGGCGGTATTCACCACGACGTTTCATAACTTTTAAAATAAATAAACCTGCTAGAGCATAGAGCGCAATTTGACCAAAAACTAACATCGTTGTTAGTACAAATAACATGATGAATGTGACTGGGTATAACAGCCACTTTATTTGATCTATGTATTCCGTTATCCCACTTATATCGAGGGTATTAACAGACATATCAGTAGAAAAACGTCCAAATGAAAATACAGTAACAATGGTAATTAATAGAAAGGTATATTGAATGACTTTGCCGATAGGTAGTAAACGATAAGCTGCTAGTTTTTTAGGGTGTATTAAGCTATCGATTAATAATTGTGAGTGTTTCATATTTATATCTCCTCCATCCGCTATTCTAACATGTTCGTGAATGACTAGATATGGATTGCATCACTTTCACTGAGAATGAGATGCTAAAATGTTAACATTGTGTAAAGAAGTTAAAGGTTTTCTTTACTTTTTGTACATTTTCATTTAATGATTAGGAATAGATTAGTAGAGACGTAGGAATTGGAGCGAATACCATTGACAATAGATTGGCAAAGCATATTATTTCAATTTTTAGGCGGATTAGGGGTCTTTTTATTTTCCATAAAATATATGGGAGAAGGGTTACAAAAATCGGCAGATGACAGACTCCGTGAATGGTTGAATCGATTTACAACGAATCCGTTTATGGGTGTGTTAGTTGGGATAATCGTAACGGTTTGTATTCAGTCAAGTTCGGCGACAACAGTAATTACTGTTGGTCTAGTGAGTGCAGGCTTCTTAACATTACGACAAGCAATAGGTGTCATTATGGGAGCTAATATTGGCACGACAATAACTGCATTTATTATCGGTATTAATATAGGTATTTATTTTTATCCACTCCTCGCGATTGGCGCAGCATTTTTATTTTTCTTTAAAAAGGCTATTTATCATCACATAGGTCAAATTTTATTTGGCTTTGGTGGTTTGTTTTTAGGATTGGAGCTAATGAGTGCTAGTATGCAGTCACTGCATGAATTAGCAGACTTCGCATCATTAACCATTCATTTGAGTAATCAACCGGTAATCGGCATATTTTTAGGGACTATTTTTACATTGCTCGTTCAAAGTTCGACAGCGACAGTTGGCGTATTGCAAGGCTTATATGCTGAACAATTAATCGGTTTAGATAGTGCGCTACCGATTTTATTTGGTGAAAATATTGGCACGACAATAACGGCTGTCCTCGCTTCATTAGGTGCTTCGATTTATGCAAAGCGAGCAGCGGCTGCCCATGTGTTATTTAATGTGATTGGGACGGTTATTTTTATGTTGCTGTTTACTCCCTTTATAAATTATGTGCAGTGGATTAGTCAGTTGTTTCATTTAGAAGCTCGAATGCAAATTGCTGTCGCACATGGTTCGTTTAATGTCTTTAATATGTTGATCCAACTACCGTTTATCGCAGGATTATCATTATTAGTAACAAAATTATTGCCTGGACATGACGGTGGTATTGATGTTGCAACGAAACATCTGGACCCATCCTTCATTGATTCTTCGCCAGCCATCGCATTAGGGCAAGCGAAAGAAGAAGTTTTGCGGATGGGTGAACATGCGCTGAGGGGCTTAGAAGAAACGTTTTACTACATGAAAACAGGGGAGTCATCACATATCCCTACCGTATTACAGTTGGAAGTGGCACTTAATCATTTAGATAAAGAAATAACGAATTATTTAGTGATGGTGTCCAAGCAGCCGCTTTCTCATGCTGATTCGGTACGACACCATACCCTATTAACGAATGTGCGTGATATTGAGCGTATTGGCGACCATTTTGAAAATATTTTGGAGCTATTGCAATATAAGGATCACCATGAAGTGAGTTTAAGTAAATCAGCGCGGCAAGATTTAATCGGTATGTTTAGTCTTGCCATCGAGGCGGTAAGGAAAAGCTTAGAGGCGCTTGATACGGCGAGTCTTAGCTTAGCGCAAGAAGTAACAGAGTTAGAGAGTTTGATAGATGATATGGAGGATAAACTAAGACAAAAGCATATTGCACGTTTAAATACAAACGAATGTAGTGGCGCAGCTGGTATTGTTTATACGGATATTGTTAGCAACTTGGAGAGAATTGGGGATCACGCTGTGAATATTGCAGATTCTATTTTAGGAATTCGCCACTAGATTGAAACTTTTTGGCAATATTTTTCGTATGTAAGGCATGCAAGACAAAAGGAGAGAGCTTTGATGGAAGTTGTTGGCTGGATCGTAGTGATTGCCTGCTTTATCGTTTCATTTGTTGGATTAGTGTATCCGATAATCCCAGGTGTTCTATTTTTACTAGGTGGATTTATTCTTTATGGATTATTTTTCTCATTTGCTGATTTAAGTTGGTGGTTCTGGGCAATTGAAATTTTATTTGTTGTCCTTCTCTTTGGAGCTGATACGGTTGCAAATGCTGTTGGTATTAAAAAATTCGGTGGCTCCAATGCAGGAATGTGGGGCAGTACAATCGGTTTATTGATTGGGCCATTCGTTATTCCTGTTGCCGGCATTTTAGTAGGGCCTTTTTTAGGCGCCATCATTGCAGAGCTTATTGTAGAGCGAAGAACTTTTAATGAAGCTGTAAAAAGTGGTGTGGGTTCGCTTATCGGTTTTTTAACGTCAACCGTAGCCAAGGCAGTTATTCAAATTGTGATGATTGTCGTATTCTTTATTGCTATTTAAACGTATTGTGGGGGTAACTATAAAGTTTAACAAATTAAAGAAGTGGGTATATTAGAAATTGGATTATTTATTTCGGTCAAAAGGCTGAAATCTTTAATTTGAGGTATTTTTCATTGAATGGTTTGACCAATTTTGATAATCTAAGGATGTACTAATTATTTCTTTATTTTAGGGAGGAACTTAATAATGGCTTACGAATTACCACAATTAACTTATGCTTACGATGCATTAGAACCAAATATCGATGCAAAAACTATGGAAATTCACTATTCTAAACACCACAATACTTATGTAACAAATTTAAACGCAGCAGTAGAAGGTACTGAATTTGCAGAAAAAGACATTAATGACTTAATCGCAAATATCGATGCACTTCCAGCTGACAAACAAACAGCAGTTCGTAACAACGGTGGCGGACATGCTAACCACACACTATTCTGGGAAGTAATCGCACCAGGCGGTTCAAAAACTCCAGTTGGTGAAGTAGCTAAAGCAATCGATGCTAAATTTGGTTCTTTCGATGCTTTCAAAGAAGAGTTTGCAAAAGCTGCAACAACTCGATTCGGTTCAGGTTGGGCTTGGTTAATCGTTGATGGTGATTCAGTAGCAGTTACATCTACACCAAACCAAGACTCTCCAGTTATGGAAGGTAAAACACCAATCTTAGGATTAGATGTTTGGGAGCACGCTTACTACTTAAACTATCAAAACCGTCGTCCAGATTATATCGGTGCTTTCTGGAACGTAGTAAACTGGGATGCAGTAGAAGCTAAATTTCAAGCTGCAAAATAATCATTTGCGTTAATGCAAAATAATTAGGTTTCTGCGGAACTATTGTGAAGTGGAAGTTTACTAATTATTTCTATGTAAAGGGCTATGCATAAGGTGAAAAATCACCTTGGCATGGCCCTTTTTATATGATTTTAGCGCATTCAGTAATGTTGCTTTTGAATAGCAGAAATCCATATATACGGAAGGAAACTTTTCTTGCCAAGTACCGTCATTTAAAATGATGCTTCCTCTAGTTAAGGATTGTTAC
This genomic interval from Lysinibacillus sphaericus contains the following:
- a CDS encoding metallophosphoesterase, with amino-acid sequence MTRILAISDIHGELELLEKLLLKLKFDATQDKLLLLGDYIDRGPASCGVLNIIEELQATGARVLLGNHEAIMLKACRSGIPKAWHHWISLCGGDATLASYGYQPEDFEDAIAQNTLPSFIQTLPKLEEHLQLIETFETYIELEDAIFVHGGVVPGKALADTDPLQLLWIREEFHTGYSGEKTIIFGHTPTYKLHQDPTNYSVYFGDNNIIGIDGGAVFGGQLHALEWPNRQITSVAKEKPTSLEGTDPNR
- a CDS encoding helix-turn-helix transcriptional regulator; this translates as MNREQLILLVSEKLKLIRTEKALTQDQMSDLLGLSKKTLVQIEKGRIKTGWTTTVAVCALCRESSILQHELGGDPLEVVDLIANNGTLPPKEKTMGGYIWWKNLNEWQGYRLQQNVISQHYRILDTDNYRLLSTFDETIAMQEWHKLKE
- a CDS encoding hemolysin family protein, whose amino-acid sequence is METILNLSIFTILLALTAFFVATEFAIVKMRSSRLDQLIAEGNKKAIPAKHVVNHLDEYLSACQLGITITALGIGMVGEKTFEFMLHPLFETIGISDKFIPIFTIGSAFAIATFLHVVVGELAPKTAAIQKTETISLLFAKPIIAFYKLMYPFIWFLNGSARMLLSFFGMKPANEHEISHTEEELRSLLSESFKNGEINKTELKFVNNVFEFDERIAREIMIPRTEIAGIEINETFTNIIHFIASEKYTRYPVYDGDRDNILGFINAKELFTHGLLEQITDDSLVLENFINPVIRVIETTPIQQLLVRMQKDRIHMAILMDEYGGTSGLVTVEDILEEIVGEIRDEFDDDEVAEIRKIGDNHYILNAKMLVEDVENLLQVSLDNEEVETLGGWFLTVNNGLKAIKNIELAQYVFSIYEQQGHQLHFIEVRPLHKAAPVPTEG
- a CDS encoding MerR family transcriptional regulator, with protein sequence MGGICIGTEKLKIGELAQKTGITKRTIDYYTNLGLLEAERSPSNYRYYDPAMIERLHFIEKRKQEGLSLVEIQQALNVTTTYEEIDVQILRLKMQDLEHDVTSLLEQMNNQDTKYSQTIKKNVSPESIALMQSLLLLINT
- a CDS encoding 5' nucleotidase, NT5C type yields the protein MTKPRFGIDIDGTVTCPSTLIPHINKQYKVNITLDDVCEYDFLSAFPYPVDRTAFNAWFKENEPYMYEVSEAAKDAKAILNAWQHTYELYYISARGQNVSDITMNWFKSQAIPYDHIELIGSHDKLATAKKHNVAAFFEDKHDNAVMLAEELKIPVILFDTPYNRLAVPDNVVRVYNWQEANQFITNYFK
- the ispG gene encoding flavodoxin-dependent (E)-4-hydroxy-3-methylbut-2-enyl-diphosphate synthase, which codes for MSEICHRSKTRPVRVGNLTIGGSNELFIQSMCTTKTHDVEATVAEILRLEEAGCQIVRVAVPDERAADAIAEIKKRIHIPLVADIHFDYKLALKAIENGIDKVRINPGNIGRKEKVEAVVTAAKAKGIPIRIGVNAGSLERHILEKYGYPTADGMVESALHHIKILEDLDFHDIIVSMKASDVNLAIEAYEKAAQAFDYPLHLGITESGTLFAGTVKSAAGLGAILSKGIGNTLRISLSADPVEEVKVARELLKSFGLASNMATLISCPTCGRIEIDLISIANEVEEYISTLNVPLKVAVLGCAVNGPGEAREADIGIAGARGEGLLFMKGKTVRKVPEETMVEELKKEIDKLAAEMAEKRAAEEAAKANA
- a CDS encoding DUF1189 family protein; amino-acid sequence: MKHSQLLIDSLIHPKKLAAYRLLPIGKVIQYTFLLITIVTVFSFGRFSTDMSVNTLDISGITEYIDQIKWLLYPVTFIMLFVLTTMLVFGQIALYALAGLFILKVMKRRGEYRHIWRTTTFAITWATILSMLAEFVPTARTILSILSLLLTITLLIIAFTKYPKQPISK
- a CDS encoding Na/Pi cotransporter family protein; the protein is MTIDWQSILFQFLGGLGVFLFSIKYMGEGLQKSADDRLREWLNRFTTNPFMGVLVGIIVTVCIQSSSATTVITVGLVSAGFLTLRQAIGVIMGANIGTTITAFIIGINIGIYFYPLLAIGAAFLFFFKKAIYHHIGQILFGFGGLFLGLELMSASMQSLHELADFASLTIHLSNQPVIGIFLGTIFTLLVQSSTATVGVLQGLYAEQLIGLDSALPILFGENIGTTITAVLASLGASIYAKRAAAAHVLFNVIGTVIFMLLFTPFINYVQWISQLFHLEARMQIAVAHGSFNVFNMLIQLPFIAGLSLLVTKLLPGHDGGIDVATKHLDPSFIDSSPAIALGQAKEEVLRMGEHALRGLEETFYYMKTGESSHIPTVLQLEVALNHLDKEITNYLVMVSKQPLSHADSVRHHTLLTNVRDIERIGDHFENILELLQYKDHHEVSLSKSARQDLIGMFSLAIEAVRKSLEALDTASLSLAQEVTELESLIDDMEDKLRQKHIARLNTNECSGAAGIVYTDIVSNLERIGDHAVNIADSILGIRH
- a CDS encoding DUF456 domain-containing protein, whose protein sequence is MEVVGWIVVIACFIVSFVGLVYPIIPGVLFLLGGFILYGLFFSFADLSWWFWAIEILFVVLLFGADTVANAVGIKKFGGSNAGMWGSTIGLLIGPFVIPVAGILVGPFLGAIIAELIVERRTFNEAVKSGVGSLIGFLTSTVAKAVIQIVMIVVFFIAI
- a CDS encoding superoxide dismutase, which gives rise to MAYELPQLTYAYDALEPNIDAKTMEIHYSKHHNTYVTNLNAAVEGTEFAEKDINDLIANIDALPADKQTAVRNNGGGHANHTLFWEVIAPGGSKTPVGEVAKAIDAKFGSFDAFKEEFAKAATTRFGSGWAWLIVDGDSVAVTSTPNQDSPVMEGKTPILGLDVWEHAYYLNYQNRRPDYIGAFWNVVNWDAVEAKFQAAK